In Rhinoderma darwinii isolate aRhiDar2 chromosome 9, aRhiDar2.hap1, whole genome shotgun sequence, the following are encoded in one genomic region:
- the LOC142660277 gene encoding uncharacterized protein LOC142660277 has protein sequence MMWKTLALLWSVSLCLSDSRIKNSAENAVHLQEVSEISNEIECRKICRESHSTNLYCSKSLIFNKWCAITLCNRFCHTTGVRMMTDSPVGINYLKKRRKRNTEKEPTNKKLFLTVTEQAPPITTMLSKMPTTKSIKTFTLETTEPKMATTKALPLSTEHPEKQTIEITEKTINTNSTTSSTAKLTFKTITTESTIRTEAIFTTTRRSSQITSKSTELVTTKVYSAMATNTESATKIISILKPLVINITAKPATVLTDTILKTEHVNYKEKTSSTIPTMVPTAISGTQSTVFSALLSPGTAQPFTSTKEPSPATTTEANITKSPTSTEINPKKPTKQLITTETTVMETTIPVSLATKLLETSSLNIITSTTILGTMSSSSSSNPITSNMSKPDSHVLTATKISAVPSSKDGDPKEDNDSIIIVAGEVTQHVQNTSFLLAVLLFGNLFFLAVVVLFALQAYESYKKKDYIQVDYLINGMYADSDM, from the exons ATGATGTGGAAGACACTTGCACTGCTCTGGTCAGTGAGTCTGTGCCTATCTGACAGCAGGATTAAGAATTCGGCAGAGAATGCAGTCCATCTGCAGGAGGTTTCTGAGATTAGTAATGAGATTGAATGCAGAAAAATTTGCAGGGAGAGTCATTCCACAA ATCTTTATTGCAGCAAATCTTTGATATTCAACAAGTGGTGTGCAATAACGCTCTGTAATAGGTTTTGTCACACAACTGGAGTCCGAATGATGACAGATTCGCCTGTAG GTATAAATTAtttaaagaaaagaagaaaacgcAATACAGAAAAAGAACCTACAAACAAGAAACTGTTTCTGACAGTAACAGAACAAGCTCCCCCAATTACCACGATGCTCTCAAAAATGCCCAcaacaaaaagtataaaaacaTTTACCCTAGAGACAACTGAACCAAAAATGGCTACCACTAAAGCTTTGCCTTTAAGTACAGAACATCCAGAAAAACAAACTATAGAAATCACAGAGAAAACCATAAATACTAATTCAACAACCTCTAGTACAGCAAAATTAACGTTCAAAACAATTACTACGGAATCCACAATTCGTACAGAGGCCATATTTACAACAACAAGAAGATCTTCTCAAATAACCTCAAAAAGCACAGAACTAGTAACCACAAAAGTTTACTCTGCAATGGCCACCaacacagaatctgcaacaaaaaTTATTTCTATCTTGAAGCCTCTAGTTATAAATATAACAGCAAAGCCAGCAACAGTACTAACCGATACAATTTTAAAAACGGAGCACGTAAACTATAAAGAAAAAACTTCTAGTACAATCCCAACTATGGTGCCAACAGCTATTAGCGGCACTCAGTCAACAGTTTTTTCAGCCTTGTTGTCTCCTGGGACAGCTCAACCCTTCACTAGTACCAAGGAGCCTTCACCAGCAACCACAACAGAGGCTAATATTACAAAGAGTCCAACTTCAACAGAAATCAACCCTAAGAAGCCAACCAAACAATTAATTACGACAGAGACAACAGTGATGGAAACTACTATCCCAGTTTCACTTGCTACAAAGTTATTAGAGACATCTTCACTTAATATAATTACCTCTACAACAATACTAGGTACTATGTCATCAAGCAGCAGCAGTAACCCAATCACAAGCAATATGTCCAAGCCAGACTCTCATGTGTTAACTGCTACCAAGATATCGGCAGTGCCTTCCTCCAAGGATGGTGACCCAAAGGAAGATAATGACAGTATCATTATTGTTGCTGGGGAGGTAACACAACATGTGCAGAATACCAGCTTCTTGCTGGCAGTCCTGTTGTTTGGAAACCTGTTTTTTTTAGCTGTTGTTGTTCTCTTTGCACTTCAGGCTTACGAGAGCTACAAGAAAAAAGACTATATTCAAGTAGATTATTTAATTAATGGGATGTATGCGGATTCGGATATGTAA